A stretch of the Phycodurus eques isolate BA_2022a chromosome 15, UOR_Pequ_1.1, whole genome shotgun sequence genome encodes the following:
- the LOC133413646 gene encoding transcription factor 7-like 1-B, which translates to MPQLSDDGDLGASDELIQFHEEGERDDKRTGTAAETDLDDVKSSLVNETETTNGASGSEAANRRAGTEPDAPGRARQNRLSGEALRWQQTAGGLFAPSPYVGYPFFVIPDLRGSYLAGGGLAAARAYFPLQWPLLDIPGRSAMRDSATPVHLSSGVHADVGRLHPLLSRRPEALFPPQRASPGFSPDAGSSRPPHVACYPISPGGGAHAFDWLQGQPVYPMTGGFSPATLAINASVSSLVSSGFSSGDPASGPSPSAYVSAAVKLEPREPREPREPREPGPLRKSAALMVGTQAVDQKVKAHIKKPLNAFMLFMRDERPKVVAQCQVKESATINQILGQRWHSLSKDEQAKYYELARKERLLHSQLYPGWSARDNYGKKKKRKKSKSDPRQDTGADDSPPQPKCAHLSSSVHDEAPHAHAPLMHARAHASAVGMQARTRPSRPRTVSHLTHTHLSQASPASSVDSPATPTAALASPAAPAPTHTEHTHSVTQSASYGERTSPYADRPLALTAKPPRDTHAPRLSAPTLEPPSPAPPSSSHRRANQL; encoded by the exons ATGCCGCAGCTGAGCGACGACGGCGACTTGGGCGCCAGCGACGAGCTGATCCAGTTCCACGAAGAGGGCGAGCGCGACGACAAGAGAACCGGAACCGCCGCCGAGACGGACCTGGACGACGTCAAGTCGTCCCTCGTCAACGAGACCGAGACCACCAACGGCGCGTCGGGTTCCGAG GCGGCCAACAGGCGAGCCGGAACCGAGCCGGACGCGCCCGGCCGGGCCAGGCAGAACCGGCTGTCAGGAGAAG CGCTGAGGTGGCAGCAGACGGCTGGGGGTCTCTTCGCGCCGTCTCCCTATGTGGGCTACCCCTTCTTCGTGATTCCAGACCTGCGCGGGTCCTATCTGGCCGGCGGAGGACTGGCAGCGGCACGCGCG tATTTTCCTCTCCAGTGGCCCCTGCTGGACATTCCGGGAAGATCAGCCATGAGAGACTCGGCCACGCCCGTTCACCTG TCTAGCGGCGTGCACGCCGACGTGGGTCGTCTCCACCCGCTGCTGTCCCGCCGCCCCGAGGCCTTATTCCCGCCCCAGAGGGCGTCGCCTGGCTTCTCGCCCGACGCAG GCTCATCCCGCCCGCCGCACGTCGCCTGCTATCCTATCTCGCCCGGGGGCGGGGCTCACGCGTTTGATTGGCT GCAGGGTCAGCCGGTGTACCCGATGACGGGAGGCTTCTCGCCCGCCACCCTCGCCATCAATGCCTCGGTGTCAAG CCTGGTGTCGAGCGGCTTCTCTTCCGGTGACCCGGCGAGCGGCCCGTCGCCGTCGGCCTACGTCTCGGCGGCCGTCAAACTGGAACCCCGAGAGCCCCGAGAACCCAGAGAACCCCGAGAACCAGGCCCGTTGAG GAAGTCGGCGGCGCTGATGGTGGGCACGCAGGCCGTCGATCAGAAGGTCAAAGCTCACATCAAGAAACCTCTCAACGCCTTCATGTTGTTTATGAGGGACGAGAGGCCCAAAGTGGTGGCGCAGTGCCAAGTCAAGGAGAGCGCCACCATCAACCAGATCCTGGGACAGCGG TGGCATTCCCTGAGCAAGGACGAGCAGGCCAAATATTATGAGCTCGCCCGGAAGGAGCGTCTGCTCCACTCTCAACTTTACCCTGGATGGTCGGCCAGAGACAACTAC ggcaagaagaagaagaggaagaaaagcaAGAGTGATCCCCGACAAGACA cCGGCGCAGACGATTCCCCGCCACAGCCCAAGTGCGCGCACCTGTCCTCCTCCGTGCACGACGAGGCGCCTCACGCGCACGCCCCTCTCATGCACGCGCGTGCGCACGCGTCTGCTGTCGGCATGCAGGCGCGCACCCGCCCGTCACGCCCGCGCACAGTCTCCCACCTCACGCACACGCACTTGTCCCAGGCCAGCCCCGCCTCCTCCGTGGACTCCCCGGCCACGCCCACCGCCGCGCTGGCATCACCCGCCGCCCCGGCGCCCACGCACACAGAGCACACGCACTCAGTCACACAATCGGCCTCGTACGGCGAGCGCACGTCGCCGTACGCCGACCGGCCGCTCGCCCTCACTGCGAAGCCGCCGCGCGACACGCATGCCCCACGCCTGTCCGCGCCCACCTTGGAGCCACCCTCCCCGgccccgccctcctcctctcACAGACGAGCCAATCAGCTGTAA